One Zingiber officinale cultivar Zhangliang chromosome 10B, Zo_v1.1, whole genome shotgun sequence genomic window, AATTCAATGAGCATGTAGGTGGAGTTGGTAGTGCGCACAATGAGGCAAGAATACAGTTTGAGAATTTCAAGAATCAAAGATAAAGTGTGGAGTATTCATTTTCATCGGGGAAACATGAGCTTGAAGTTGCTTATCGCAAACACTTGACttccattttaaaagtaattcgatTTTTGTTGTTACAAGGATTGCCTTTTCGGGGAGATGATGAGTCTTCGACATCATCCGATAGAGGACATTTTTTAGAATTGCTCAAATGGTATAGCTCAGAGTGTTCAGAAGTTGCGGCAGTTGTTGGAATGAATGCACCtggaaataatcaaatgattgcccCAAAAATTCAAAAGCAATTGGTGAATGCTTGTGCAGTTGAGACCACAAATGCTATTCTAGCTGATCTTGGAGATAGGTGGTTCACTTTACTACTCGATGAGGCTTGTGACTGTTCAGTGAAAGAGCAAATGACAATTGTTATAAGATATGTGAACAAATATGGAAAGGTGATTGAACGATTTATGGTTGTAGTTCATGTTGCAACAACTACAGCTGCTTATTTGAAGGAGGCAATCAACTCTTTATTTACTAAGTATGGTTTGTCAGTGGCGAGATTGAGGGGTCACGGATATGATGGTGTTTCAAATATGTCTGGAGAATTTAATGGCTTAAAGTCACTGATAATGAAAGAAAATCCGTATGCATTgtatgttcattgttttgctcatcaactccagctaGTGGTTGTAGGTGTTGCTTAAGCAAATCAATATGTTTGTAATTTCATGTGGATTGTTGGTTCAATTGTGAACACATCTGCATCATCTtgcaaaagggtcgtcaaacttcGACAACTTGAACATGACAGAAAAGTTAAACTTCTTGAAAGATGAGAGATTAGTTCTGGTAGAGGACTAAACCAAGAAACTAGTCTAGCTAGACCTGGAGATACACGATGGGGTCTCATCATTCAACTTTATGTCGTATTGAACAAATGTGGCCATCTATTATAGAGGTTCTTCAAAATTTGATTGATGATGGTGATCGTTCTTCTAAGGATTTAAGTAGAACTTTGGTTGAAAGAATGAAGAGGTATGAATTTGTGTTTATTCTACTATTGATGAAACGTATATTGGCAATCACAAATAATTTGTCAACCGTTCTACAAGAGAAAGATCAAAATATTGTGAATGCGATGCATTTGATCAATAATGTGAAATGCAAATTACTAAAGTTGAGAGATTCTGGATGAGATATTTTACTTGAGGATGTGAAGAAGTTTTGTAACACTCAATccattgaaataattaatatgaCAGATAACATCAACAGCCGTAGTCGTTTGAAGAGAGATgaaaaaatgttaatttttatcaCTACTACCATGTTGAAATCTTTTGTGAGGTAACTTCATAATTCTCTTTTTGTTTAtcgtcaattaaattcttttaaacagtaacatatttattaatttttactttTGTTGTTTGATTTATAAATTATAGGTTATCGATATTATTCTACAGGAGATAGATAGTCGTTTTTCTGAAACAACTACAGATTTGctgatttatatgtcatgccttgatCCTAGAAACTCGTTCTCTAGATTTGATGTATAGAAGTTAGTGTGTCTGACTCATTTTTATGAggatgatttttcttggaatTATCGTATGTTGGTTGAACAAGAGCTTGAAACATATATTGATGACATCAGATCAGATGAACGATTTGAAGACATTTCAGATTTGGGAGCTCTTGCAAATAAAATGATTGAAACAATGAAAAACTGTGTATTTCCTTTGGTTTATCGGATGATTGAGCTAGCCTTACTTCTTTCACTTGTTACTGCAACTATTAAAAGAGTGTTTTCGGCAATGAATATTGTCAAAACAGATTTGCGAAACATGATTGAAAATGAATGGATGAATGATAGTTTGGTAGTCTATATCGAGAAAGATGTTTTTAATACTGTCGACAATGAGTCAATTTTACAGCGTTTTCAGAACATGGAGTCTCGAAAAATACAATTGTCACGTATTCGTTAGtagattattttaatattttaatattattgtacgagttttttttcataatattgtACCTTTTTCCCCTGTATGccaagttatttaaaaaatattttttaattacataAAAGTTATTAACTGTTCAAAAAAAATTTGTCGTGCTCAGATCGCGGTCGTCCCTCCATGAttgaatttctggattcgtcacTGATTGTATCCTTTTTCCATAATAACCTTACTGATTTTCACTGTCCATCCAAACAAAAAAAACTCTAAAATGCTTTATTTTTCCGCTAATAGATTGGATTTTTTTTAGCGGAAAAAATAAACGAGTTTCGTCCATGTCTCCTTTGCCTCCGTCCAACGGCACAAATAGCCACGACAAATCGATGACAATTTGAGATTAAGGATAGAGCTTTGAATCAATTCATAGTGGGTTACAGGAATCAGTGGTGTTTCTAATTGAGATTTGAAAGAAAGCGAATGATATGGAACTCGTGGCCAGCAACTTTAAGGACACTGAGTTGTGACTTGGTCTACTGAGCTCCGATACATCAGAAAAGCCAGTTACGAGGGATGAAAAATAAGCATTTTCAGATGAGACCGACTTTGTCTATTCTTCCTCTGGAGGACAACTCCAATCGCAGGAGTGTCGGTGCGTCTTTGGTGGCGAAGTAAGATTTTGATTTCGAATCAAAGATACAAACTTTGTGTATTTTAGGATGATTCTATTTTTTACCGGTAGTTGTTTGATGAAATGTCAAGACGCACATGAAGGTGGAGACAAAGGATGAGAAGAAGGCGGATACAACCAAATTGTTTGTGAAGATTAGCATGAATGAGACTCTTACTTGAGCAAGATTTACCTCAAGATTTATAAGGGGTACAAGGAGCTCAGGAAGAACTTCAAATGATTTTCTTAAGTAGACTCATCTATGCTAACATTCACAAACAACAAGTAGCATCTGCCTTCCTTTTTGCCTTCAGTTGTGCCTTGAAATGCCATCACAACTATCGGTAAAAAAATTGAATCATCCTAAAACATAAACTTCACATCTTGAtctgaaataaaaaatttacttcATCACTAGAAACACACTGACACTCTTGCGACGGGAGTCGCCCTATGGTGAAGAATCGATGAAGCTAGTCTCATCAGCACTCATTTTCCGCTCCTCATGATCGGCTTCTCCAATGCATCAAAGCCCAATAGACCAAGCCGTAGCTCAGTGTCCTTGACATAGCTCGCCACAACTTCTATGTGTTGGTGCAaaaagcaccagacgatcgaacctaaattttaattatgacaaaaagtttaaagttaaaatttcaaTCCTATACTATTTCATTCGCTTTCTTCTAAATCTTGATTAGAAATATCTTTGATCTAAGAGTCAATCATGAATCGATCCAAAACTCTAGCCTTGACTTCAATCTGTTGTGACTTACCATGTTTCTTTGCGCCACTGGACAGAGGTAAAAATGATGATGGAGGAAACTTTTTGAGACAGAGAGAAAAAAGAGATTAAGAGAACATTTGATTGGTacgtttttcatttttattttttttagaaaatctatttttttttctactaggaaagttattttaaatattttttactttttagaaaatactattctttttttttctaaaaaatcgatgtgaaaaatataaatcaaacattaatttttagaaaacatatattttttagaaaataaaaaaaaaaagaaaaacaagtaAAACTAGAAGCTCCCTTAGATTTTTagcgaaaaaaataaattttttgaacaattaaaaagaaaaaaacaaaggtAGGATGAGAAAGAGAATGAAAAAGAATACACGATTTGATCAATTCGCGGTTTTATCTAGAGTAATAGGTaatttagggggcgtttgatttagggtaataagagtggggaatgagaatgagaatcattgattcccattgttaatgtttggattataggaatatgaatacaaataagggaatgaatccttaaaattgggtaataactcattcccatgtacctccccttcaatgagtcattaccctattttcatcaatcaaaatattctcttattccaaaaatactcttgatttaaaactaaaattttctcaattaatatcaaatatcaaaatatatttatttatttatttctttcatatcacttatctctccttattctctctcattatattttctctctcattatattttctctctcatcatagtttctctctcatcattttatcatacactttctctctccttaatctctcctatcacactctctttcctcttttttctcattacactttctctcttatcgtactttctctctcctcaatctctcttatcacacttcctccttttttcctcaacacactttctctctcatcacactttctctctcctcaatctctcccatcacactctttttttctcatcatactttctctctcctcaatctctcttatcacacttcctcctttttttcctcaacacactttctctctcatcatactttctctctcctcaatctctcttatcacacttactcctttttcctcaacacactttctctctcatcatactttctctctcctcaatctctcccatcatattcattgtccccagggcgtagcacagatggggagtacatggttctgtggctgaaaggtccaggggtcgatccccggggtgtcactgcctggggttaacgtctccgtcatgcactttccacctgtgtatctgcatttacctccctccatatccgtgggaccggctctaggggggtcgctgatgtggcggttccacatattcactgttctctttttcttTCACTATA contains:
- the LOC122030361 gene encoding zinc finger MYM-type protein 1-like, which produces MRQEYSLRISRIKDKVWRLPFRGDDESSTSSDRGHFLELLKWYSSECSEVAAVVGMNAPGNNQMIAPKIQKQLVNACAVETTNAILADLGDRWFTLLLDEACDCSVKEQMTIVIRYVNKYGKVIERFMVVVHVATTTAAYLKEAINSLFTKYGLSVARLRGHGYDGVSNMSGEFNGLKSLIMKENPYALYVHCFAHQLQLVVVGVA